TCAGTTACGTACGCTCGGTTAGAATCCACATAAGGGCTTCCGAAAGCTCCTAGGGCATCTTTTGAAATGATTTTATTTTCTAAAGAAATGTTACGTTCATTTAGAGCTTCGTAAGACTCTTCTTTTTTACCGATAGTAAATTCAACGTGGCCCTCTAAATTAGAAGAATCATAAATTCCAATTGGTACTTCATATTGCAATGAAAAAAAGTTATTAATGTCCACAGCAGAATTGATAGAAGGAAGATACGTTTGTTTTCCTATCCGTCGAATTAAAGCTTCTATAGAAGGACGGTATTTACTTGGATCCGTTCCAAATGTTTTGAAAAGCTTTCTCCACTCGCTAACACCTTCAAATTCTGTTACTTTTTTTGACTCAAGGTCAAAATAAATGGATTCTTGAAAAAGGCGCAGACGTCCTTTTAGCATTTGAGGAGAATCGCCAACTTCAATATTTTTATACTGAATGATTCCCATTTTAAAAGAAGGGCAAAGCTGTTTAATAGCGGGTGATAATGTAAAGTTCATTTTTTTGATCCTTTCTATTATAATTAGTATTTGTTCGTTTATAGATACCATCCTATCATTTCATTGAGTGAGAAAACAGTTCAATGCATGAATATATAGAATTTCTTAGAAAGGAGGCTATTACTCACTATGAATGCGTATCAGTTGAAGGAAGAAATTATTTCATACAGCAAAGAGATTGGAATCGATAAGATTGGATTTGCGAGTGCTTCTATGTTTGATGAGTTAAAGAATCGATTGTTAGCACAGCAAGAGTTAGGTTATGCTTCAGGCTTTGAGGAACCTGATATTGAAAAAAGAGTAGATCCCACATTAGTTGTTCCAAAAGCTAGATCCATTATTTCAATTGCACTTGCGTATCCTTCTAAATTAAAGGATGCACCAAAGAGCACAAAGGAAGATCGCCGAGGGATCTTTTGCCGTGCTTCTTGGGGACAAGATTATCATACGGTTTTACGTGATAGGCTTCAAAAGCTTGAAGCTTTCATAAAAGAAAAAGTACCTGCAGCTATCCTTCAATCGATGGTAGATACAGGCGAGCTGTCGGACCGAGCTGTAGCAGAAAGAGCTGGTATTGGCTGGAGCGGTAAGAACTGTGCCATTATCACACCTGAATTCGGTTCCTACGTGTATTTAGGGGAAATGATTACAGATATCCCGTTTCCTCCTGATAAACCGATAGAAGACGGCTGTGGTACTTGTAATAAGTGCGTGGATGTGTGCCCTACCGGTGCGCTTGTAACAGGCGGTCAGCTGAATTCGCAGCGATGTATTGCCTTTTTAACCCAAACAAAAGGATTTTTAGCTGAAGAATTTCGAAGTAAATTAGGCAATCGTTTATATGGCTGTGATACATGTCAAACTGTGTGTCCTGAAAATAAAGGCAAAGACTTTCATTTTCACCCTGAGATGGAGCCTGACCCAGAACTTGCGAAGCCTAAATTAAAACCGCTTTTAACGATGAGTAATCGTGAGTTCAAAGAGAAATTTGGACATGTTTCAGGGTCATGGAGAGGGAAAAAGCCAATTCAGCGTAATGCCATTATTGCACTTGCCCATTTTAAAGACCAAACCGCTGTTCCAGATTTAATTGAGTTAATTAAAAATGACGTTCGCCCTGTCATTAGAGGAACGGCGGCATGGGCGTTAGGCAAAATTGGTGATAAAGAAGCATTAGATACACTTATGAACTTAAGAGAAAAAGAAAAGGATCAAGAAGTAATTGAAGAAATGTCAAAAGGTATAGAGATGCTTCAAGAGATCTAAACCGTATTTTTATTGATAAAGTTAGCTAATGAGTCATAGCGTATAATAAACGCTTAGAAAAGTGGTGACATTATGCTAACAAAAAGGAATGTATTATATACTTTAATTAAAGCGCGTGCGGACAGCTATGTAAAAGGTGAGCTTCATGAAGACTTTAAGCCTTTCATTGAACAGCAGTGTGAGCTAAAGCGGTCTCTTGTAAAAAAAAGAGAAGTTGATGTTTTAAAATGTAATATGAAAGGTTCTATTCAATCTGCTCATACGGATCAGGAAGAAACAAGAGTATTATATAAGGTGCACATTCAGGCATTTTTAAAACAAAACGATTTTTTCTATATAGAAGAAGAAATTGAAGATCGTTTAGCTCTTTTTTATAAAGATACACTTATTCAAGATGAGCTGCTGGTAAAGGATTTTTCTGAAGATGAGGTTGAAATGGATGTAGAAGAAGTAGAGGAAGACGAAGAAAGAGCCTCTTATTATGATCGTCTTGCAGCTGTTCAGTATGCAGAAAAACATTGGGATAAACCTAATGAAAGTTATAAGCAGTTTGAGGTAAACTGCACCAACTATATCTCACAGTGTTTGCATGCAGGAAAGGCGCCGATGCGGGGGTATCCTAAAAAAGCAAACGGATGGTGGATGAGAGGGAACGCCTGGAGCTATAGCTGGGCCGTTGCTCATTCCATGCACAGCTATTTAAGTAACTCCAAATCAGGACTTCGGGCTGTGAGGAAATCTTCAGCAAGCGAACTTGTCCCGGGAGACGTTATCTGCTACGATTTTGAAGGAGATGGAAGATGGAATCATACGACGATTGTTGTAGCAAAAGACGGTCACGGTATGCCTCTTGTGAATGCGAACACGTATAATAGTCGAATGAGATATTGGGCTTATGAAGATTCAACGGCTTACACGCCAAAGATTAAGTATGATTTTTTCCATATCGTTGATCGGTAAGTCTTTCGTTTTAGCAAGTTAGTGGTATAATGATGAATAGATTTGTTAGCAGAGGTGAAAATTTGTGGGAGTACACGTAGTGTTATTTCAACCAGAAATTCCAGCAAATACAGGAAATATTGCGCGAACATGT
The genomic region above belongs to Priestia megaterium and contains:
- a CDS encoding B3/B4 domain-containing protein; protein product: MNFTLSPAIKQLCPSFKMGIIQYKNIEVGDSPQMLKGRLRLFQESIYFDLESKKVTEFEGVSEWRKLFKTFGTDPSKYRPSIEALIRRIGKQTYLPSINSAVDINNFFSLQYEVPIGIYDSSNLEGHVEFTIGKKEESYEALNERNISLENKIISKDALGAFGSPYVDSNRAYVTEKTTQAVQFIYLKPSLSEEQAYKLTKSLSDMFIQIHGGEATYQVIN
- the queG gene encoding tRNA epoxyqueuosine(34) reductase QueG, which translates into the protein MNAYQLKEEIISYSKEIGIDKIGFASASMFDELKNRLLAQQELGYASGFEEPDIEKRVDPTLVVPKARSIISIALAYPSKLKDAPKSTKEDRRGIFCRASWGQDYHTVLRDRLQKLEAFIKEKVPAAILQSMVDTGELSDRAVAERAGIGWSGKNCAIITPEFGSYVYLGEMITDIPFPPDKPIEDGCGTCNKCVDVCPTGALVTGGQLNSQRCIAFLTQTKGFLAEEFRSKLGNRLYGCDTCQTVCPENKGKDFHFHPEMEPDPELAKPKLKPLLTMSNREFKEKFGHVSGSWRGKKPIQRNAIIALAHFKDQTAVPDLIELIKNDVRPVIRGTAAWALGKIGDKEALDTLMNLREKEKDQEVIEEMSKGIEMLQEI
- a CDS encoding amidase domain-containing protein, whose amino-acid sequence is MLTKRNVLYTLIKARADSYVKGELHEDFKPFIEQQCELKRSLVKKREVDVLKCNMKGSIQSAHTDQEETRVLYKVHIQAFLKQNDFFYIEEEIEDRLALFYKDTLIQDELLVKDFSEDEVEMDVEEVEEDEERASYYDRLAAVQYAEKHWDKPNESYKQFEVNCTNYISQCLHAGKAPMRGYPKKANGWWMRGNAWSYSWAVAHSMHSYLSNSKSGLRAVRKSSASELVPGDVICYDFEGDGRWNHTTIVVAKDGHGMPLVNANTYNSRMRYWAYEDSTAYTPKIKYDFFHIVDR